One part of the Mesorhizobium sp. M4B.F.Ca.ET.058.02.1.1 genome encodes these proteins:
- a CDS encoding 4-(cytidine 5'-diphospho)-2-C-methyl-D-erythritol kinase: MSPTTDTSDAGTQARTGLAPAKINLALHVTGRRADGYHLLESLAVFTRFGDRLEIEPAESDRFSISGKFASGVPSDETNLVVRAREALRREAGSLATPPVAITLEKNLPVASGVGGGSSDAAAVLRGLARTWRLDIGNADLARIGLSLGADLPMCLAARPLIARGVGDELSAVPSFPALALVLVNPGVAVSTPEVFKALARRDNEALPPLPSKLDFHSIRSWLDATRNDLEPAARTIQPVIGEALRALRKADAGFARLSGSGATCFGLFETGNVAKRAALDIRHRHPDWFVAATRSMEA; this comes from the coding sequence ATCTCGCCAACAACAGACACGTCGGATGCCGGGACGCAAGCCCGGACGGGGCTTGCCCCTGCCAAGATCAACCTTGCGCTGCATGTCACCGGTAGGCGCGCCGACGGCTATCATCTGCTCGAAAGCCTTGCCGTATTCACCCGCTTCGGCGACCGGCTGGAGATCGAGCCGGCCGAGAGCGACCGGTTTTCTATCTCAGGCAAATTCGCATCGGGGGTACCGTCCGACGAGACCAATCTGGTGGTGAGGGCGCGCGAGGCGCTGCGCCGGGAAGCGGGATCGCTTGCGACGCCACCTGTCGCGATAACATTGGAAAAGAACCTGCCGGTCGCCTCGGGCGTCGGCGGCGGCTCCAGCGATGCGGCTGCCGTGCTGCGCGGGCTTGCCCGGACATGGCGGCTCGACATCGGCAACGCCGACCTGGCGCGGATCGGCCTGTCGCTCGGCGCCGACCTACCGATGTGCCTGGCGGCCAGGCCGCTGATCGCGCGCGGCGTCGGCGACGAGTTGTCGGCCGTTCCGAGCTTTCCCGCGCTCGCCCTGGTGCTGGTCAATCCCGGCGTCGCGGTGTCCACGCCAGAGGTTTTCAAGGCGTTGGCGAGGCGCGACAACGAAGCGTTGCCGCCGTTGCCCAGCAAGCTTGATTTTCACTCGATCCGCAGCTGGCTGGACGCGACGCGCAACGACCTCGAGCCTGCCGCTCGGACCATCCAGCCCGTGATCGGTGAAGCGCTCAGGGCGCTGAGGAAAGCCGACGCCGGCTTTGCCCGCCTGTCGGGCTCGGGCGCGACTTGCTTCGGCCTGTTCGAGACGGGCAATGTCGCCAAGCGCGCGGCACTCGACATAAGGCACCGGCATCCTGACTGGTTCGTCGCCGCAACGCGAAGCATGGAGGCTTGA
- a CDS encoding DUF2007 domain-containing protein, producing MIELIRTNDAVIISFVESLMRDAGIACFVADQNMSVLDGSIGILPRRVMVDADQADAARRILTDAGIANEIRRK from the coding sequence ATGATAGAGCTCATCCGCACCAACGATGCCGTGATCATCTCCTTCGTCGAATCGCTGATGCGCGACGCCGGCATCGCCTGTTTCGTCGCCGACCAGAACATGAGCGTGCTCGACGGCTCGATCGGCATCCTGCCCCGGCGTGTCATGGTCGACGCCGACCAGGCGGATGCGGCGCGCCGCATCCTGACCGATGCCGGCATCGCCAACGAGATCCGCCGCAAATAA
- a CDS encoding polyprenyl synthetase family protein, which produces MGVVLNIENGKREPASIKDLIDLTAADMGRVNELILSKAGSDVEMIPEVANHLISSGGKRLRPMLTLAAAQMFGYSGEGHVKLATSVEFMHTATLLHDDVVDESGMRRGKKTARMIWGNQASVLVGDFLLGQAFRMMVDVGSLEALDILSSAASIIAEGEVMQLAAAKNLETTEDEHFAVIKAKTAALFSAAAEVGPVIALATRNDRAALRSYGMNLGLAFQLIDDALDYGGSSKDLGKNVGDDFREGKVTLPVILAYRRGTKAERTFWKRAIEDNVTDDAGLEKAIGLMTRHGAIADTIGRARHFGEIARDALAPLEATPQKSALIDVIDFCIARVN; this is translated from the coding sequence GTGGGTGTCGTTCTCAACATCGAAAACGGGAAGCGGGAACCCGCCTCCATCAAGGATCTGATCGATCTCACGGCCGCCGACATGGGGCGCGTCAACGAATTGATCCTGTCCAAGGCCGGTTCCGACGTCGAGATGATCCCCGAGGTCGCCAACCACCTGATTTCGTCCGGTGGCAAGAGATTGCGGCCGATGCTGACGCTCGCCGCGGCCCAGATGTTCGGCTATTCCGGCGAAGGCCACGTCAAGCTCGCCACCTCTGTCGAGTTCATGCACACCGCGACGCTGCTCCACGACGACGTCGTCGACGAGAGCGGAATGCGCCGCGGCAAGAAGACGGCGCGCATGATCTGGGGCAACCAGGCGAGCGTGCTGGTCGGCGATTTCCTGCTCGGCCAGGCCTTCCGCATGATGGTCGATGTCGGCTCGCTGGAGGCCCTCGACATCCTCTCCAGCGCTGCTTCCATCATCGCCGAGGGCGAAGTGATGCAGCTTGCCGCCGCCAAGAACCTGGAGACCACCGAGGACGAGCATTTCGCCGTCATCAAGGCCAAGACCGCGGCGCTGTTCTCGGCCGCCGCCGAGGTCGGCCCGGTCATCGCCCTGGCAACCCGCAACGACCGCGCGGCGCTGCGCTCCTACGGCATGAATCTCGGCCTTGCCTTCCAGCTCATCGACGATGCGCTCGACTATGGCGGCTCCAGCAAGGATCTGGGCAAGAATGTCGGCGACGATTTCCGCGAGGGCAAGGTGACGCTGCCGGTGATCCTCGCCTACCGGCGCGGCACCAAGGCCGAACGCACCTTCTGGAAGCGCGCCATCGAGGACAATGTTACCGACGATGCGGGCCTCGAAAAGGCGATCGGCCTGATGACCCGCCATGGAGCGATTGCCGACACGATCGGCCGCGCCCGCCATTTCGGCGAGATCGCCCGCGATGCGCTGGCGCCGCTGGAGGCGACGCCGCAGAAATCGGCGCTGATCGATGTCATCGATTTCTGTATCGCCAGAGTGAACTGA
- a CDS encoding AtpZ/AtpI family protein → MADKNGPDGTGETGRGKQREADIRDDDLERRRRDLEASLASRRPDRLEGKDDAKAVTGYGQALKLSSEFIAGIVVGVGIGWIIDRLAGISPWGLIVGLLLGFGAGVLNVLRSAGLVAQFGQGGKPRDPEE, encoded by the coding sequence ATGGCCGACAAGAACGGGCCAGACGGAACCGGAGAAACCGGCCGCGGCAAGCAGCGCGAAGCCGACATCCGCGACGACGATCTTGAGCGCCGCCGGCGTGATCTTGAAGCATCGCTTGCATCAAGAAGGCCGGACCGGCTCGAGGGGAAAGACGACGCGAAAGCAGTGACCGGATACGGTCAGGCACTCAAGCTGTCCAGCGAGTTCATCGCCGGGATAGTGGTCGGTGTCGGCATTGGCTGGATCATCGACCGGCTGGCGGGAATCTCGCCGTGGGGTCTGATCGTCGGCCTGTTGCTGGGGTTTGGCGCCGGCGTGCTCAATGTCCTGCGCTCGGCGGGGCTGGTGGCGCAATTCGGACAGGGCGGCAAGCCGCGTGATCCGGAGGAATGA
- a CDS encoding ribonuclease HII has product MARARSDSPLLFEIVEKPDFSIETKAMADGLWPVAGMDEAGRGPLAGPVVAAAVVLNPTNIPDGLDDSKRLTHLQREALFARILGSALGVAMASISAEGIDGSNILKASLEAMRRAVAGLSLQPKLALADGRDVPPGLACEGRALIKGDQRSQSIAAASIVAKVMRDRMMCGCGGHHDRYGFEVHMGYATARHRTAIEAHGPVARLHRASFAPFRLGGVEVVEEESFVGLE; this is encoded by the coding sequence ATGGCTCGCGCGCGTTCCGATTCTCCGCTTCTCTTCGAAATCGTCGAGAAACCCGATTTCTCCATCGAGACGAAGGCGATGGCTGACGGCCTTTGGCCGGTGGCGGGAATGGACGAGGCTGGCCGCGGCCCGCTGGCCGGTCCGGTGGTCGCGGCGGCGGTGGTGCTCAATCCCACCAACATCCCCGACGGGCTGGACGATTCCAAGCGGCTCACCCATCTGCAACGCGAAGCGCTATTTGCCAGGATCCTGGGTTCGGCGCTCGGCGTGGCGATGGCCTCGATCAGCGCCGAGGGCATAGACGGCAGCAACATCCTGAAGGCCAGCCTCGAAGCCATGCGCCGCGCGGTCGCCGGCCTTTCGCTGCAGCCCAAGCTGGCGCTGGCGGACGGCCGCGACGTGCCGCCCGGTCTCGCTTGCGAGGGGCGCGCGCTGATCAAGGGCGACCAGCGTTCGCAGTCGATTGCCGCCGCCTCGATCGTCGCCAAGGTGATGCGCGACCGCATGATGTGCGGCTGCGGCGGCCATCACGACCGCTATGGCTTCGAGGTGCATATGGGCTACGCGACGGCGCGCCACCGCACGGCGATTGAAGCGCATGGACCGGTGGCAAGGTTGCACCGGGCGTCATTCGCGCCGTTTCGCTTGGGTGGCGTCGAGGTGGTGGAAGAAGAGAGCTTTGTAGGACTGGAGTGA
- a CDS encoding glycosyltransferase produces MLSVLIETLNDEEGLARTLASLIGGAVEGVVRDVVVCDTGSTDQTHRVADHAGCHYVAGGISVGIRQAKGDWLLLLEPGARLSDGWIDEVVAHMARHTMPARFSRARGSRAPFLARVFSGNRALAEGLVISKRQATALSKSARSAEAIARGLATKRLDAEIWVAPPK; encoded by the coding sequence ATGCTCAGCGTGCTCATTGAAACCCTGAATGACGAAGAGGGCCTTGCCCGCACGCTTGCCTCGCTGATCGGCGGCGCGGTCGAAGGCGTGGTGCGCGACGTCGTCGTCTGCGATACCGGCTCGACCGACCAGACGCACCGCGTTGCCGACCATGCCGGCTGCCACTATGTCGCAGGCGGCATTTCCGTCGGTATCCGGCAGGCCAAGGGCGACTGGCTGCTGTTGCTGGAGCCCGGGGCGCGGCTGTCGGACGGCTGGATCGACGAGGTCGTGGCCCACATGGCGAGGCACACAATGCCGGCGCGCTTTTCCCGCGCGCGCGGCAGCCGCGCGCCATTCCTGGCCAGGGTCTTCTCCGGCAACAGGGCGCTGGCCGAGGGGCTGGTCATCAGCAAGCGCCAGGCCACGGCGCTTTCGAAAAGCGCCCGCAGCGCCGAGGCCATCGCGCGCGGCCTGGCGACGAAGAGGCTCGACGCCGAGATCTGGGTCGCGCCGCCGAAGTGA
- the moaB gene encoding molybdenum cofactor biosynthesis protein B: MARIDESRPFIPVRIAVLTVSDTRSLAEDKSGQTLADRIAEAGHILAARDIVTDDREKIRDKVLGWSKDEGVDVVITTGGTGFTGRDVTPEALEPIFEKRMDGFSEVFHRISYDKIGTSTIQSRATGGVLNATFVFVLPGSPGACKDAWDGIIRAQLDYRHMPCNFVEIMPRLDEHLKRGGKAG; the protein is encoded by the coding sequence ATGGCCCGGATCGACGAAAGCCGCCCGTTCATCCCCGTGCGCATCGCGGTACTCACCGTTTCCGACACGCGCAGCCTTGCCGAGGACAAGTCGGGCCAGACGCTGGCTGACCGTATCGCGGAGGCCGGCCATATCCTCGCCGCCCGCGACATCGTCACCGACGACCGGGAAAAGATCCGCGACAAGGTGCTCGGCTGGTCGAAGGACGAAGGCGTCGATGTCGTCATCACCACCGGAGGCACCGGCTTCACCGGCCGCGACGTGACGCCGGAAGCGCTGGAGCCGATCTTCGAAAAGCGCATGGACGGCTTTTCCGAAGTGTTCCACCGCATCTCCTACGACAAGATCGGCACCTCGACGATCCAGAGCCGGGCGACCGGCGGCGTCCTCAACGCCACCTTCGTCTTCGTGCTGCCGGGCTCGCCCGGCGCCTGCAAGGATGCCTGGGACGGCATCATCAGGGCGCAGCTCGACTATCGCCACATGCCCTGCAACTTCGTCGAGATCATGCCGCGCCTGGACGAGCATCTGAAGCGCGGCGGCAAGGCCGGATAG
- a CDS encoding F0F1 ATP synthase subunit C, which produces MDAEAAKYIGAGIACLGMGGAGIGLGNIFGSYLAGALRNPSAADGQFGRLIFGFAVTEALGIFSLLIALLALFG; this is translated from the coding sequence ATGGACGCAGAAGCAGCAAAGTACATCGGCGCCGGCATCGCTTGCTTGGGCATGGGTGGCGCGGGCATCGGCCTCGGCAACATCTTCGGCAGCTACCTGGCGGGCGCGCTGCGCAACCCGTCGGCCGCCGATGGCCAGTTCGGCCGCCTGATCTTCGGCTTCGCCGTGACCGAAGCTCTGGGCATCTTCTCCCTTCTCATCGCGCTTCTGGCCCTGTTCGGCTGA
- a CDS encoding S49 family peptidase — MKRLLNRLLPKSWRSTVVVVPVIRLHGTIMAGGGQFRPSLSLASTAGLIEKAFSFDAPVVAISINSPGGSPVQSRLIFKRIRDLAVEKNKKVLVFVEDVAASGGYMIAVAGDEIFADPSSIVGSIGVVSASFGFPELMKKIGVERRVHTAGQNKAVLDPFKPEKKEDVERLKALQLEVHETFIELVKERRGTRLKDDPDLFTGLFWTAKKGLELGLVDALGDMRGVLKTRFGPKTELKLITAPRGLFGRFGLFGSRLSAPDIAAAAASGIVDAAEERALWARFGL; from the coding sequence GTGAAACGCCTCTTGAACCGCCTGCTGCCGAAGTCCTGGCGCTCCACCGTCGTCGTGGTTCCGGTCATCCGGCTGCACGGCACGATCATGGCCGGCGGCGGCCAGTTCCGGCCGAGCCTGTCGCTGGCGTCCACCGCCGGCCTCATTGAGAAGGCGTTCTCCTTTGATGCGCCCGTCGTCGCCATCTCCATCAATTCGCCGGGCGGCTCGCCGGTGCAGTCACGGCTGATCTTCAAGCGCATCCGCGACCTCGCGGTGGAGAAGAACAAGAAGGTGCTGGTGTTCGTCGAGGACGTGGCGGCCTCCGGCGGCTACATGATCGCGGTCGCCGGCGACGAGATCTTCGCCGATCCGTCCTCGATCGTCGGCTCGATCGGCGTCGTCTCCGCCTCGTTCGGTTTTCCCGAGCTGATGAAGAAGATCGGCGTCGAGCGCCGCGTCCATACCGCCGGCCAGAACAAGGCGGTGCTCGACCCGTTCAAGCCGGAGAAGAAGGAAGATGTCGAGCGGCTGAAGGCGCTGCAGCTCGAGGTGCACGAGACCTTCATCGAGCTCGTCAAGGAGCGGCGCGGCACCAGGCTGAAGGACGATCCCGACCTGTTCACCGGCCTGTTCTGGACCGCCAAGAAAGGTCTCGAACTCGGCCTGGTCGATGCGCTGGGCGACATGCGAGGCGTTTTGAAGACGCGCTTCGGACCGAAGACCGAGCTGAAACTGATCACCGCGCCGCGCGGGCTGTTCGGGCGCTTCGGGCTGTTCGGGTCGCGCCTTTCGGCGCCCGACATCGCTGCGGCGGCGGCCAGCGGCATCGTCGATGCGGCGGAAGAGCGCGCGCTGTGGGCGCGCTTCGGGCTTTGA
- a CDS encoding F0F1 ATP synthase subunit A codes for MAADKVDPIHQFHIVKLIPINIGGYDLSFTNSALFMVATVAVASAFLYLTTASRSLVPGRLQSVSEMAYEFVSNMLRDAAGKQGLKFFPFVFSLFMFVLVANLLGLFPYFFTVTSHIIVTFGLAALVIGTVIVYGFTKHGLGFLKLFVPHGVPVFLLPLVVLIEVISFVSRPVSLSVRLFANMLAGHITLKVFSGFVVSLSALGAVGVAGSVLPLAMAVALTALELLVAFLQAYVFAVLTCMYLNDALHPGH; via the coding sequence ATGGCTGCTGACAAGGTCGATCCGATCCACCAGTTCCATATCGTCAAGCTGATTCCGATCAATATCGGTGGCTACGACCTGTCCTTCACCAACTCCGCCTTGTTCATGGTTGCGACCGTCGCTGTCGCATCGGCCTTCCTTTATCTCACCACCGCCAGCCGCAGCCTGGTTCCCGGCCGCCTGCAGTCGGTCTCGGAAATGGCGTACGAATTCGTCTCCAACATGCTGCGGGATGCGGCTGGGAAGCAGGGGTTGAAGTTCTTCCCCTTCGTCTTTTCGCTGTTCATGTTCGTGCTGGTCGCCAATCTGCTCGGCCTGTTCCCGTATTTCTTCACCGTCACCAGCCACATCATCGTCACCTTCGGCCTAGCCGCGCTGGTCATCGGAACCGTCATTGTCTACGGCTTCACCAAGCACGGCCTCGGTTTCCTGAAGTTGTTCGTGCCGCATGGCGTGCCGGTCTTCCTCCTGCCGCTGGTGGTGCTGATCGAGGTGATCTCCTTCGTGTCGCGCCCGGTCAGCCTCTCGGTTCGTCTTTTCGCCAACATGCTGGCCGGCCACATCACGCTGAAAGTCTTCTCGGGCTTCGTCGTCAGCCTCAGCGCGCTGGGCGCGGTCGGTGTTGCCGGCTCGGTACTGCCGCTGGCCATGGCTGTGGCGCTGACGGCGCTGGAGCTGCTGGTCGCCTTCCTGCAGGCCTATGTGTTTGCCGTGCTGACCTGCATGTACCTCAACGACGCCCTGCATCCCGGGCACTGA
- a CDS encoding GNAT family N-acetyltransferase — translation MPDSISIRPITREDFEQWLPLWDGYNAFYGRSGETALAGDITAMTWSRFFDAYEPVHALVAESEGRLLGLVHYLYHRSTTAIAANCYLQDLFTTEAARDKGVGRALINAVYERAKAAGSGRVYWQTHETNHTAMQLYDKVAERSGFVVYRKLL, via the coding sequence ATGCCAGATTCCATCAGCATCCGACCCATCACGCGAGAGGATTTCGAGCAATGGCTGCCGCTATGGGACGGCTACAACGCCTTTTACGGCCGATCGGGCGAGACGGCGCTTGCCGGCGACATCACGGCCATGACCTGGTCGCGCTTCTTCGACGCCTACGAGCCGGTGCATGCGCTGGTGGCCGAAAGCGAGGGACGCCTCCTCGGTCTCGTCCACTATCTCTATCACCGCAGCACGACGGCGATCGCGGCGAACTGCTATCTGCAGGATCTGTTCACCACCGAGGCCGCGCGCGACAAGGGCGTCGGCCGGGCACTCATCAACGCCGTCTACGAACGCGCCAAGGCGGCCGGATCGGGCCGGGTGTACTGGCAGACGCATGAGACCAACCACACGGCCATGCAACTCTACGACAAGGTGGCGGAGCGGTCGGGGTTCGTCGTGTATCGCAAGCTTCTCTAA
- a CDS encoding F0F1 ATP synthase subunit B gives MFVTSAFAEESAPAAEGATGAGAETHAGTEVPAEAHGTFPPFDPATFPSQLLWLAITFGLFYLFLKRVVMPRVGGIIDVRNDRITQDLDHAARLKGEADAAVAAYEQELAEAKTRANAIGQQASDGAKAEAEAARKQVEAELDKKLGEAEASIASIKANAMKEVGTIAEDTASAIVEALVGGKASKAEIAAAVKSVAR, from the coding sequence ATGTTCGTGACATCTGCCTTCGCAGAAGAGTCAGCGCCGGCCGCCGAAGGCGCCACCGGTGCGGGAGCCGAAACGCATGCCGGCACCGAGGTGCCGGCCGAGGCACACGGCACGTTCCCGCCATTCGATCCGGCGACGTTCCCGTCGCAGTTGCTGTGGCTGGCGATCACCTTCGGGCTGTTCTACCTGTTCCTGAAGCGGGTGGTGATGCCGCGCGTTGGCGGCATCATCGACGTCCGCAACGACCGCATCACGCAGGATCTCGACCATGCCGCCCGGCTCAAGGGCGAGGCCGACGCCGCCGTTGCTGCTTACGAGCAGGAACTGGCCGAAGCCAAGACGAGAGCCAATGCGATCGGACAGCAGGCCAGCGACGGGGCCAAGGCAGAGGCCGAGGCCGCGCGCAAACAGGTCGAAGCGGAGCTCGACAAGAAACTCGGCGAGGCCGAGGCCAGCATCGCTTCCATCAAGGCTAACGCCATGAAGGAAGTCGGCACCATCGCCGAGGACACCGCTTCGGCCATCGTCGAGGCGCTTGTCGGCGGCAAGGCCAGCAAGGCCGAGATCGCGGCCGCGGTCAAATCCGTGGCCCGGTGA
- a CDS encoding methyltransferase, giving the protein MVASTALAPDTPAHTVDAFHRGRFWLVQPRSGHRAGMDAMMLAAAVPSSFAGRLADFGAGAGAAGLAVLSRCPAARAMLVECSPDMAEFAAATLAHPGNAHLGDRASVLRADVALSGKARGAAGLADNSFDFVIMNPPFNAAEDQATPDALRKQAHVMEDGLFESWIRSAAAVVKPRGGLAVIARPEQLGALLDAIEGRFGDTEMLAVHPRPEAAAIRIVVRATLGARGKLSIRPPLMLHAETGNGPAERTEMINNGLASLFGD; this is encoded by the coding sequence ATGGTAGCGTCAACCGCCCTTGCCCCGGACACCCCGGCCCACACGGTCGATGCGTTCCATCGCGGGCGCTTCTGGCTGGTTCAGCCGCGAAGCGGTCATCGTGCCGGCATGGACGCCATGATGCTGGCGGCAGCCGTGCCCTCCTCCTTCGCCGGGCGGCTGGCCGATTTCGGCGCGGGCGCGGGCGCGGCGGGGCTCGCGGTGCTGTCGCGCTGTCCCGCAGCGCGGGCCATGCTGGTCGAATGCTCGCCGGACATGGCCGAATTCGCGGCCGCGACGCTTGCCCACCCCGGCAATGCGCATCTCGGCGACCGCGCCTCGGTGCTGAGGGCCGATGTCGCGCTGTCCGGCAAAGCGCGCGGCGCGGCCGGCCTTGCCGACAACAGCTTCGACTTCGTCATCATGAACCCGCCCTTCAACGCCGCCGAGGATCAGGCCACGCCGGATGCGCTGCGCAAGCAGGCGCATGTGATGGAGGACGGGCTGTTCGAAAGCTGGATCAGAAGCGCTGCCGCGGTGGTGAAGCCGCGGGGCGGGCTCGCCGTCATCGCCAGGCCCGAGCAGCTCGGCGCCCTGCTCGATGCGATCGAGGGCCGCTTCGGCGATACCGAGATGCTCGCCGTCCACCCCCGTCCCGAGGCGGCGGCAATCCGGATCGTCGTCAGGGCGACGCTCGGCGCGCGCGGAAAACTGTCGATCCGCCCGCCGCTGATGCTGCACGCAGAGACAGGCAACGGGCCAGCCGAGCGGACCGAGATGATCAACAACGGACTGGCGTCGCTGTTCGGCGATTGA
- a CDS encoding F0F1 ATP synthase subunit B, which translates to MDATSLATLWATVALVIFLGIAIYIKVPGLIAKGLDARAAKISNELEEARRLREEAQQLLGQYQKKRKEAEQEAADIVAAAKREAELLATEAHKKTEDYVARRTALAEQKIGQAEREAISEVRASAVDIAVEAARALLAGKVDAKAGADFFKSALQDVKAKLN; encoded by the coding sequence ATGGACGCCACATCTCTCGCAACGCTTTGGGCCACGGTTGCCCTGGTCATCTTCCTCGGCATCGCCATCTACATCAAGGTGCCCGGCCTGATCGCCAAGGGGCTCGACGCCCGCGCCGCCAAGATCAGCAACGAGCTTGAAGAAGCCCGCCGGCTGCGCGAGGAGGCACAGCAGTTGCTCGGCCAGTACCAGAAGAAGCGCAAGGAAGCCGAGCAGGAGGCCGCCGACATTGTCGCCGCCGCCAAGCGCGAGGCCGAGTTGCTCGCCACCGAGGCGCACAAGAAGACCGAGGACTATGTCGCGCGCCGGACAGCGCTCGCCGAGCAGAAGATCGGCCAGGCCGAGCGCGAGGCGATCAGCGAGGTTCGCGCCAGCGCCGTCGACATCGCCGTCGAGGCCGCCCGCGCACTGCTTGCCGGCAAGGTCGACGCCAAGGCCGGCGCGGACTTCTTCAAGTCGGCGCTTCAGGACGTGAAGGCCAAGCTGAACTGA
- a CDS encoding PA0069 family radical SAM protein, translated as MEQIVRADIAAFGAGRAEMANAMIEQSGMRVRSDRNRGRSAGINPSGRFEPVSRHLFDDGWNSLEDLPPFKTEVQVERPRTIITRNESPDISFDRSINPYRGCEHGCVYCFARPTHAFMGLSPGLDFESKLFAKPDAARMLDKELSRPGYQPRTIAIGTNTDPYQPIEKQYRIMREILEVLEARGHPVGIVTKSALVTRDIDILSRMAERGLAKVALSVTTLDRMLARTMEPRASTPTKRLEAIRQLSDVGIPASVMVAPIIPGLTDPEMERILDSARAAGAREAGYVILRLPLEVAPIFKDWLLRHYPDRYRHVMSLIRSMRDGKDYDSEWGKRMKGAGPYAWQIGRRFEITAKRLGLNAERRQLRTDQFLAAANAAEQLMLL; from the coding sequence ATGGAACAGATCGTGCGTGCCGACATTGCAGCCTTCGGGGCTGGGAGAGCCGAGATGGCGAATGCGATGATCGAGCAGAGCGGCATGCGCGTGCGGTCCGACCGCAATCGCGGTCGTTCCGCCGGCATCAATCCGTCCGGCCGCTTCGAGCCGGTCAGCCGGCATCTGTTCGACGATGGCTGGAATTCGCTGGAGGACCTGCCGCCGTTCAAGACCGAGGTGCAAGTCGAGAGGCCGCGCACTATTATCACGCGCAACGAGTCGCCCGACATCTCCTTCGACCGCTCGATCAACCCCTATCGCGGCTGCGAGCACGGCTGCGTCTACTGCTTCGCCAGGCCGACGCATGCGTTCATGGGCCTGTCGCCGGGGCTCGATTTCGAATCCAAGCTGTTTGCCAAGCCGGATGCGGCGCGCATGCTTGACAAGGAGCTGTCTAGGCCCGGCTACCAGCCGCGCACCATCGCCATCGGCACCAACACCGATCCGTACCAGCCGATCGAGAAACAATACCGGATCATGCGCGAGATCCTCGAAGTGCTGGAAGCGCGCGGCCACCCGGTCGGCATCGTCACCAAATCGGCGCTGGTGACGCGCGACATCGACATCCTGTCGCGCATGGCGGAGCGCGGGCTCGCCAAGGTGGCGCTGTCGGTGACGACGCTCGACCGCATGCTGGCGCGAACGATGGAGCCGCGCGCGTCGACGCCGACCAAGCGGCTGGAAGCGATCAGGCAGCTGTCCGACGTCGGCATTCCCGCCTCCGTCATGGTCGCGCCGATCATCCCCGGTCTCACCGATCCGGAGATGGAGCGCATCCTCGATTCGGCACGCGCCGCCGGCGCGCGCGAGGCCGGCTATGTCATTTTGCGGCTGCCGCTGGAGGTGGCGCCGATCTTCAAGGACTGGTTGTTGCGTCATTACCCGGACCGCTACCGGCATGTGATGTCGCTGATCCGCTCGATGCGCGACGGCAAGGACTACGATTCGGAGTGGGGCAAGCGCATGAAAGGCGCCGGACCCTATGCCTGGCAGATCGGCCGCCGTTTCGAGATCACCGCCAAGCGGCTCGGGCTCAACGCCGAGCGGCGGCAACTCAGGACCGACCAATTTCTTGCCGCAGCCAACGCCGCCGAGCAGTTGATGCTGCTTTGA